A window of the Gossypium hirsutum isolate 1008001.06 chromosome A05, Gossypium_hirsutum_v2.1, whole genome shotgun sequence genome harbors these coding sequences:
- the LOC107957450 gene encoding N-terminal kinase-like protein isoform X5, with protein sequence MLKFLKGVVGGSGAGLKDLPYNIGDPYPSAWGSWSHFRGTSKDDGSPVSIFSLSGSNPQDGHLAAGRNGVKRLRTVRHPNILSFLHSTEVESFDGSSSKVTIYIVTEPVMPLSEKIKELGLEGTQRDEYYAWGLHQIAKAVSFLNNDCKLVHGNVCLSSVVVTQTLDWKLYAFDVLSEYDGANATATGPMLQYEWLVGSQYKPTELAKCDWATIRKSPPWAIDSWGLGCLIYEIFSGMKLGKTEELRNTASIPKSLLPDYQRLLSSMPSRRLNTSKLIENSEYFQNKLVDTIHFMEILSLKDSVEKDTFFRKLPNLAEQLPRPIVLKKLLPLLASALEFGSAAAPALTALLKMGSWLSAEEFSLKVLPTIVKLFASNDRAVRVALLQHIDQFGESLSAQVVDEQVYPHVATGFADTSAFLRELTLKSMLIVAPKLSQRTLSGSLLKYLSKLQVDEEPAIRTNTTILLGNIASYLNEGTRKRVLINAFTVRALRDTFSPARGAGVMALCATSSYYDMTEIATRILPNIVVLIIDPDSDVRSKAFQAVDQFLQIVKQYNEKGNAEDTSGAGSLGISSMPGNASLLGWAMSSLTLKGKASDQAPVATANSVTPATTTASTASSGLIETPSTAPVHRVSSSTDFADQPMPPSPTSTDGWGEIENGIHEEHDSDKDGWDDIEPLDEPKPSSALANIQAAQKRPVSQPVSQPKPQASTSLRPKSTVKAAKDEDDDLWGSIAAAPPKSASRPLNVKTAGAVDDDDPWAAIAAPPPTTKVKPLSAGRGRGNRAAAPKLGAQRINRTSSTGM encoded by the exons ATGTTGAAATTCCTGAAAGGAGTGGTAGGCGGATCTGGAGCAGGGCTCAAGGATCTACCTTACAACATTGGAGATCCTTACCCTTCTGCTTGGGGCTCTTGGTCTCACTTTCGCGGCACCTCCAAG GACGATGGATCTCCGGTTTCTATATTTTCTCTTTCCGGAAGTAATCCGCAGGACGGCCATTTGGCTGCTGGTCGAAATGGTGTCAAGCGTCTTCGAACT GTGAGGCATCCGAATATCTTGTCATTTCTTCATAGTACTGAGGTTGAATCTTTTGATGGTTCTAGTTCGAAAGTTACAATCTATATTGTCACGGAGCCTGTTATGCCATTATCAGAGAAGATCAAGGAACTCGGTTTAGAAGGTACACAAAG GGATGAATATTATGCTTGGGGGCTCCACCAAATTGCTAAAGCTGTGAGCTTTTTAAATAACGACTGCAAACTT GTTCATGGCAATGTTTGTTTGTCAAGTGTTGTTGTAACGCAGACATTGGACTGGAAGCTATATGCTTTTGATGTGCTATCAGAATATGATGGGGCCAATGCAACTGCTACAGGACCGATGCTG CAATATGAATGGCTTGTTGGATCACAATACAAGCCAACAGAGCTGGCAAAGTGCGACTGGGCCACAATCAGAAAATCTCCTCCATGGGCTATTGATTCTTGGGGTTTGG GATGTCTTATTTACGAGATTTTCTCTGGCATGAAGTTGGGAAAAACTGAGGAGCTGCGCAACACTGCCTCTATTCCAAAG TCTCTGCTTCCAGATTATCAGCGGCTCTTGAGCTCCATGCCTTCTCGCAGGTTGAATACATCAAAGCTTATAGAAAATAGTG AATATTTCCAAAATAAGTTGGTGGACACCATACATTTCATGGAAATTCTTAGTTTGAAAGACAGTGTTGAGAAGGATACTTTCTTTCGTAAGCTTCCTAATTTAGCAGAGCAGCTTCCTCGCCCAATTGTGTTGAAGAAG TTACTTCCTTTGTTAGCCTCTGCCCTTGAATTTGGTTCAGCTGCTGCCCCTGCTTTGACTGCACTGTTGAAAATGGGTTCTTGGCTTTCTGCTGAAGAATTTAGTCTGAAG GTACTGCCTACAATTGTGAAGCTCTTTGCTTCTAATGACCGAGCTGTCCGAGTTGCTCTCCTTCAGCATATTGATCAATTCGGAGAATCTTTATCAGCTCAagttgttgatgagcaa GTCTACCCCCATGTTGCTACTGGATTTGCAGACACGTCTGCGTTTCTCCGAGAATTGACTCTCAAGTCCATGCTTATAGTGGCTCCTAAG CTTTCACAACGTACTTTGTCAGGCTCATTACTGAAGTATCTTTCCAAGTTACAG GTTGATGAAGAGCCTGCAATTAGAACAAATACCACCATATTATTGGGAAACATTGCAAGCTACCTAAATGAAGGG ACACGGAAGAGAGTTTTGATCAATGCATTTACGGTCCGTGCATTGCGTGATACTTTCTCTCCTGCCCGAGGAGCAG GAGTTATGGCTTTATGTGCCACTAGTTCTTATTACGACATGACTGAGATTGCTACCCGGATTCTTCCAAATATTGTTGTACTTATCATTGATCCTGACAG TGATGTAAGGTCAAAGGCATTTCAGGCAGTTGATCAATTTTTACAGATAGTGAAGCAGTATAATGAGAAG GGTAATGCTGAAGATACTTCAGGTGCTGGAAGTTTAGGGATTTCATCAATGCCTGGAAATGCTAGTTTACTTGG ATGGGCCATGAGTTCTTTAACTCTTAAAGGCAAAGCTTCTGATCAAGCTCCAGTTGCTACTGCAAATTCTGTCACACCTGCAACTACCACAGCCTCTACAGCCAGCTCAG GACTAATAGAAACTCCAAGTACAGCACCAGTTCACCGAGTAAGTTCCAGTACAGATTTTGCAGATCAACCAATGCCTCCATCTCCTACTTCAACCGATGGATGGGGAGAAATTGAAAATGGCATTCATGAAGAACATGACAGTGACAAAGATGGATGGGATGATATTGAACCCCTTGATGAGCCAAAGCCTTCTTCAGCTTTGGCAAATATTCAGGCAGCTCAGAAGCGTCCTGTTTCACAACCAGTTTCACAGCCTAAACCACAAG CTTCAACAAGTTTGAGACCAAAAAGCACAGTGAAGGCGGCCAAAGATGAAGACGACGATTTGTGGGGTTCTATAGCAGCAGCTCCTCCAAAATCTGCTTCTAGACCATTGAATGTGAAAACAGCTggagcagttgatgatgatgatcCCTGGGCAGCTATTGCTGCTCCCCCTCCAACAACCAAGGTAAAACCTTTATCAGCAGGAAGAGGCAGAGGAAATAGAGCAGCTGCTCCCAAATTGGGTGCACAGAGGATAAATCGGACATCCTCCACTGGGATGTAA
- the LOC107957450 gene encoding N-terminal kinase-like protein isoform X3, whose product MLKFLKGVVGGSGAGLKDLPYNIGDPYPSAWGSWSHFRGTSKDDGSPVSIFSLSGSNPQDGHLAAGRNGVKRLRTVRHPNILSFLHSTEVESFDGSSSKVTIYIVTEPVMPLSEKIKELGLEGTQRDEYYAWGLHQIAKAVSFLNNDCKLVHGNVCLSSVVVTQTLDWKLYAFDVLSEYDGANATATGPMLQYEWLVGSQYKPTELAKCDWATIRKSPPWAIDSWGLGCLIYEIFSGMKLGKTEELRNTASIPKSLLPDYQRLLSSMPSRRLNTSKLIENSEYFQNKLVDTIHFMEILSLKDSVEKDTFFRKLPNLAEQLPRPIVLKKLLPLLASALEFGSAAAPALTALLKMGSWLSAEEFSLKVLPTIVKLFASNDRAVRVALLQHIDQFGESLSAQVVDEQVYPHVATGFADTSAFLRELTLKSMLIVAPKLSQRTLSGSLLKYLSKLQVDEEPAIRTNTTILLGNIASYLNEGTRKRVLINAFTVRALRDTFSPARGAGVMALCATSSYYDMTEIATRILPNIVVLIIDPDSDVRSKAFQAVDQFLQIVKQYNEKGNAEDTSGAGSLGISSMPGNASLLGYVENFCCRRAILIVTIQQDGSHGINDLENLCVTIFFLVRWAMSSLTLKGKASDQAPVATANSVTPATTTASTASSGLIETPSTAPVHRVSSSTDFADQPMPPSPTSTDGWGEIENGIHEEHDSDKDGWDDIEPLDEPKPSSALANIQAAQKRPVSQPVSQPKPQASTSLRPKSTVKAAKDEDDDLWGSIAAAPPKSASRPLNVKTAGAVDDDDPWAAIAAPPPTTKVKPLSAGRGRGNRAAAPKLGAQRINRTSSTGM is encoded by the exons ATGTTGAAATTCCTGAAAGGAGTGGTAGGCGGATCTGGAGCAGGGCTCAAGGATCTACCTTACAACATTGGAGATCCTTACCCTTCTGCTTGGGGCTCTTGGTCTCACTTTCGCGGCACCTCCAAG GACGATGGATCTCCGGTTTCTATATTTTCTCTTTCCGGAAGTAATCCGCAGGACGGCCATTTGGCTGCTGGTCGAAATGGTGTCAAGCGTCTTCGAACT GTGAGGCATCCGAATATCTTGTCATTTCTTCATAGTACTGAGGTTGAATCTTTTGATGGTTCTAGTTCGAAAGTTACAATCTATATTGTCACGGAGCCTGTTATGCCATTATCAGAGAAGATCAAGGAACTCGGTTTAGAAGGTACACAAAG GGATGAATATTATGCTTGGGGGCTCCACCAAATTGCTAAAGCTGTGAGCTTTTTAAATAACGACTGCAAACTT GTTCATGGCAATGTTTGTTTGTCAAGTGTTGTTGTAACGCAGACATTGGACTGGAAGCTATATGCTTTTGATGTGCTATCAGAATATGATGGGGCCAATGCAACTGCTACAGGACCGATGCTG CAATATGAATGGCTTGTTGGATCACAATACAAGCCAACAGAGCTGGCAAAGTGCGACTGGGCCACAATCAGAAAATCTCCTCCATGGGCTATTGATTCTTGGGGTTTGG GATGTCTTATTTACGAGATTTTCTCTGGCATGAAGTTGGGAAAAACTGAGGAGCTGCGCAACACTGCCTCTATTCCAAAG TCTCTGCTTCCAGATTATCAGCGGCTCTTGAGCTCCATGCCTTCTCGCAGGTTGAATACATCAAAGCTTATAGAAAATAGTG AATATTTCCAAAATAAGTTGGTGGACACCATACATTTCATGGAAATTCTTAGTTTGAAAGACAGTGTTGAGAAGGATACTTTCTTTCGTAAGCTTCCTAATTTAGCAGAGCAGCTTCCTCGCCCAATTGTGTTGAAGAAG TTACTTCCTTTGTTAGCCTCTGCCCTTGAATTTGGTTCAGCTGCTGCCCCTGCTTTGACTGCACTGTTGAAAATGGGTTCTTGGCTTTCTGCTGAAGAATTTAGTCTGAAG GTACTGCCTACAATTGTGAAGCTCTTTGCTTCTAATGACCGAGCTGTCCGAGTTGCTCTCCTTCAGCATATTGATCAATTCGGAGAATCTTTATCAGCTCAagttgttgatgagcaa GTCTACCCCCATGTTGCTACTGGATTTGCAGACACGTCTGCGTTTCTCCGAGAATTGACTCTCAAGTCCATGCTTATAGTGGCTCCTAAG CTTTCACAACGTACTTTGTCAGGCTCATTACTGAAGTATCTTTCCAAGTTACAG GTTGATGAAGAGCCTGCAATTAGAACAAATACCACCATATTATTGGGAAACATTGCAAGCTACCTAAATGAAGGG ACACGGAAGAGAGTTTTGATCAATGCATTTACGGTCCGTGCATTGCGTGATACTTTCTCTCCTGCCCGAGGAGCAG GAGTTATGGCTTTATGTGCCACTAGTTCTTATTACGACATGACTGAGATTGCTACCCGGATTCTTCCAAATATTGTTGTACTTATCATTGATCCTGACAG TGATGTAAGGTCAAAGGCATTTCAGGCAGTTGATCAATTTTTACAGATAGTGAAGCAGTATAATGAGAAG GGTAATGCTGAAGATACTTCAGGTGCTGGAAGTTTAGGGATTTCATCAATGCCTGGAAATGCTAGTTTACTTGGGTATGTTGAGAATTTTTGCTGTAGGAGGGCCATATTAATTGTTACCATACAACAAGATGGTTCACATGGAATCAATGACCTTGAAAACTTGTgtgttacaattttttttcttgtaag ATGGGCCATGAGTTCTTTAACTCTTAAAGGCAAAGCTTCTGATCAAGCTCCAGTTGCTACTGCAAATTCTGTCACACCTGCAACTACCACAGCCTCTACAGCCAGCTCAG GACTAATAGAAACTCCAAGTACAGCACCAGTTCACCGAGTAAGTTCCAGTACAGATTTTGCAGATCAACCAATGCCTCCATCTCCTACTTCAACCGATGGATGGGGAGAAATTGAAAATGGCATTCATGAAGAACATGACAGTGACAAAGATGGATGGGATGATATTGAACCCCTTGATGAGCCAAAGCCTTCTTCAGCTTTGGCAA ATATTCAGGCAGCTCAGAAGCGTCCTGTTTCACAACCAGTTTCACAGCCTAAACCACAAG CTTCAACAAGTTTGAGACCAAAAAGCACAGTGAAGGCGGCCAAAGATGAAGACGACGATTTGTGGGGTTCTATAGCAGCAGCTCCTCCAAAATCTGCTTCTAGACCATTGAATGTGAAAACAGCTggagcagttgatgatgatgatcCCTGGGCAGCTATTGCTGCTCCCCCTCCAACAACCAAGGTAAAACCTTTATCAGCAGGAAGAGGCAGAGGAAATAGAGCAGCTGCTCCCAAATTGGGTGCACAGAGGATAAATCGGACATCCTCCACTGGGATGTAA
- the LOC107957450 gene encoding probable inactive serine/threonine-protein kinase scy1 isoform X1, whose protein sequence is MLKFLKGVVGGSGAGLKDLPYNIGDPYPSAWGSWSHFRGTSKDDGSPVSIFSLSGSNPQDGHLAAGRNGVKRLRTVRHPNILSFLHSTEVESFDGSSSKVTIYIVTEPVMPLSEKIKELGLEGTQRDEYYAWGLHQIAKAVSFLNNDCKLLWMVQVHGNVCLSSVVVTQTLDWKLYAFDVLSEYDGANATATGPMLQYEWLVGSQYKPTELAKCDWATIRKSPPWAIDSWGLGCLIYEIFSGMKLGKTEELRNTASIPKSLLPDYQRLLSSMPSRRLNTSKLIENSEYFQNKLVDTIHFMEILSLKDSVEKDTFFRKLPNLAEQLPRPIVLKKLLPLLASALEFGSAAAPALTALLKMGSWLSAEEFSLKVLPTIVKLFASNDRAVRVALLQHIDQFGESLSAQVVDEQVYPHVATGFADTSAFLRELTLKSMLIVAPKLSQRTLSGSLLKYLSKLQVDEEPAIRTNTTILLGNIASYLNEGTRKRVLINAFTVRALRDTFSPARGAGVMALCATSSYYDMTEIATRILPNIVVLIIDPDSDVRSKAFQAVDQFLQIVKQYNEKGNAEDTSGAGSLGISSMPGNASLLGYVENFCCRRAILIVTIQQDGSHGINDLENLCVTIFFLVRWAMSSLTLKGKASDQAPVATANSVTPATTTASTASSGLIETPSTAPVHRVSSSTDFADQPMPPSPTSTDGWGEIENGIHEEHDSDKDGWDDIEPLDEPKPSSALANIQAAQKRPVSQPVSQPKPQASTSLRPKSTVKAAKDEDDDLWGSIAAAPPKSASRPLNVKTAGAVDDDDPWAAIAAPPPTTKVKPLSAGRGRGNRAAAPKLGAQRINRTSSTGM, encoded by the exons ATGTTGAAATTCCTGAAAGGAGTGGTAGGCGGATCTGGAGCAGGGCTCAAGGATCTACCTTACAACATTGGAGATCCTTACCCTTCTGCTTGGGGCTCTTGGTCTCACTTTCGCGGCACCTCCAAG GACGATGGATCTCCGGTTTCTATATTTTCTCTTTCCGGAAGTAATCCGCAGGACGGCCATTTGGCTGCTGGTCGAAATGGTGTCAAGCGTCTTCGAACT GTGAGGCATCCGAATATCTTGTCATTTCTTCATAGTACTGAGGTTGAATCTTTTGATGGTTCTAGTTCGAAAGTTACAATCTATATTGTCACGGAGCCTGTTATGCCATTATCAGAGAAGATCAAGGAACTCGGTTTAGAAGGTACACAAAG GGATGAATATTATGCTTGGGGGCTCCACCAAATTGCTAAAGCTGTGAGCTTTTTAAATAACGACTGCAAACTT CTTTGGATGGTACAGGTTCATGGCAATGTTTGTTTGTCAAGTGTTGTTGTAACGCAGACATTGGACTGGAAGCTATATGCTTTTGATGTGCTATCAGAATATGATGGGGCCAATGCAACTGCTACAGGACCGATGCTG CAATATGAATGGCTTGTTGGATCACAATACAAGCCAACAGAGCTGGCAAAGTGCGACTGGGCCACAATCAGAAAATCTCCTCCATGGGCTATTGATTCTTGGGGTTTGG GATGTCTTATTTACGAGATTTTCTCTGGCATGAAGTTGGGAAAAACTGAGGAGCTGCGCAACACTGCCTCTATTCCAAAG TCTCTGCTTCCAGATTATCAGCGGCTCTTGAGCTCCATGCCTTCTCGCAGGTTGAATACATCAAAGCTTATAGAAAATAGTG AATATTTCCAAAATAAGTTGGTGGACACCATACATTTCATGGAAATTCTTAGTTTGAAAGACAGTGTTGAGAAGGATACTTTCTTTCGTAAGCTTCCTAATTTAGCAGAGCAGCTTCCTCGCCCAATTGTGTTGAAGAAG TTACTTCCTTTGTTAGCCTCTGCCCTTGAATTTGGTTCAGCTGCTGCCCCTGCTTTGACTGCACTGTTGAAAATGGGTTCTTGGCTTTCTGCTGAAGAATTTAGTCTGAAG GTACTGCCTACAATTGTGAAGCTCTTTGCTTCTAATGACCGAGCTGTCCGAGTTGCTCTCCTTCAGCATATTGATCAATTCGGAGAATCTTTATCAGCTCAagttgttgatgagcaa GTCTACCCCCATGTTGCTACTGGATTTGCAGACACGTCTGCGTTTCTCCGAGAATTGACTCTCAAGTCCATGCTTATAGTGGCTCCTAAG CTTTCACAACGTACTTTGTCAGGCTCATTACTGAAGTATCTTTCCAAGTTACAG GTTGATGAAGAGCCTGCAATTAGAACAAATACCACCATATTATTGGGAAACATTGCAAGCTACCTAAATGAAGGG ACACGGAAGAGAGTTTTGATCAATGCATTTACGGTCCGTGCATTGCGTGATACTTTCTCTCCTGCCCGAGGAGCAG GAGTTATGGCTTTATGTGCCACTAGTTCTTATTACGACATGACTGAGATTGCTACCCGGATTCTTCCAAATATTGTTGTACTTATCATTGATCCTGACAG TGATGTAAGGTCAAAGGCATTTCAGGCAGTTGATCAATTTTTACAGATAGTGAAGCAGTATAATGAGAAG GGTAATGCTGAAGATACTTCAGGTGCTGGAAGTTTAGGGATTTCATCAATGCCTGGAAATGCTAGTTTACTTGGGTATGTTGAGAATTTTTGCTGTAGGAGGGCCATATTAATTGTTACCATACAACAAGATGGTTCACATGGAATCAATGACCTTGAAAACTTGTgtgttacaattttttttcttgtaag ATGGGCCATGAGTTCTTTAACTCTTAAAGGCAAAGCTTCTGATCAAGCTCCAGTTGCTACTGCAAATTCTGTCACACCTGCAACTACCACAGCCTCTACAGCCAGCTCAG GACTAATAGAAACTCCAAGTACAGCACCAGTTCACCGAGTAAGTTCCAGTACAGATTTTGCAGATCAACCAATGCCTCCATCTCCTACTTCAACCGATGGATGGGGAGAAATTGAAAATGGCATTCATGAAGAACATGACAGTGACAAAGATGGATGGGATGATATTGAACCCCTTGATGAGCCAAAGCCTTCTTCAGCTTTGGCAA ATATTCAGGCAGCTCAGAAGCGTCCTGTTTCACAACCAGTTTCACAGCCTAAACCACAAG CTTCAACAAGTTTGAGACCAAAAAGCACAGTGAAGGCGGCCAAAGATGAAGACGACGATTTGTGGGGTTCTATAGCAGCAGCTCCTCCAAAATCTGCTTCTAGACCATTGAATGTGAAAACAGCTggagcagttgatgatgatgatcCCTGGGCAGCTATTGCTGCTCCCCCTCCAACAACCAAGGTAAAACCTTTATCAGCAGGAAGAGGCAGAGGAAATAGAGCAGCTGCTCCCAAATTGGGTGCACAGAGGATAAATCGGACATCCTCCACTGGGATGTAA
- the LOC107957450 gene encoding N-terminal kinase-like protein isoform X4, with protein sequence MLKFLKGVVGGSGAGLKDLPYNIGDPYPSAWGSWSHFRGTSKDDGSPVSIFSLSGSNPQDGHLAAGRNGVKRLRTVRHPNILSFLHSTEVESFDGSSSKVTIYIVTEPVMPLSEKIKELGLEGTQRDEYYAWGLHQIAKAVSFLNNDCKLLWMVQVHGNVCLSSVVVTQTLDWKLYAFDVLSEYDGANATATGPMLQYEWLVGSQYKPTELAKCDWATIRKSPPWAIDSWGLGCLIYEIFSGMKLGKTEELRNTASIPKSLLPDYQRLLSSMPSRRLNTSKLIENSEYFQNKLVDTIHFMEILSLKDSVEKDTFFRKLPNLAEQLPRPIVLKKLLPLLASALEFGSAAAPALTALLKMGSWLSAEEFSLKVLPTIVKLFASNDRAVRVALLQHIDQFGESLSAQVVDEQVYPHVATGFADTSAFLRELTLKSMLIVAPKLSQRTLSGSLLKYLSKLQVDEEPAIRTNTTILLGNIASYLNEGTRKRVLINAFTVRALRDTFSPARGAGVMALCATSSYYDMTEIATRILPNIVVLIIDPDSDVRSKAFQAVDQFLQIVKQYNEKGNAEDTSGAGSLGISSMPGNASLLGWAMSSLTLKGKASDQAPVATANSVTPATTTASTASSGLIETPSTAPVHRVSSSTDFADQPMPPSPTSTDGWGEIENGIHEEHDSDKDGWDDIEPLDEPKPSSALANIQAAQKRPVSQPVSQPKPQASTSLRPKSTVKAAKDEDDDLWGSIAAAPPKSASRPLNVKTAGAVDDDDPWAAIAAPPPTTKVKPLSAGRGRGNRAAAPKLGAQRINRTSSTGM encoded by the exons ATGTTGAAATTCCTGAAAGGAGTGGTAGGCGGATCTGGAGCAGGGCTCAAGGATCTACCTTACAACATTGGAGATCCTTACCCTTCTGCTTGGGGCTCTTGGTCTCACTTTCGCGGCACCTCCAAG GACGATGGATCTCCGGTTTCTATATTTTCTCTTTCCGGAAGTAATCCGCAGGACGGCCATTTGGCTGCTGGTCGAAATGGTGTCAAGCGTCTTCGAACT GTGAGGCATCCGAATATCTTGTCATTTCTTCATAGTACTGAGGTTGAATCTTTTGATGGTTCTAGTTCGAAAGTTACAATCTATATTGTCACGGAGCCTGTTATGCCATTATCAGAGAAGATCAAGGAACTCGGTTTAGAAGGTACACAAAG GGATGAATATTATGCTTGGGGGCTCCACCAAATTGCTAAAGCTGTGAGCTTTTTAAATAACGACTGCAAACTT CTTTGGATGGTACAGGTTCATGGCAATGTTTGTTTGTCAAGTGTTGTTGTAACGCAGACATTGGACTGGAAGCTATATGCTTTTGATGTGCTATCAGAATATGATGGGGCCAATGCAACTGCTACAGGACCGATGCTG CAATATGAATGGCTTGTTGGATCACAATACAAGCCAACAGAGCTGGCAAAGTGCGACTGGGCCACAATCAGAAAATCTCCTCCATGGGCTATTGATTCTTGGGGTTTGG GATGTCTTATTTACGAGATTTTCTCTGGCATGAAGTTGGGAAAAACTGAGGAGCTGCGCAACACTGCCTCTATTCCAAAG TCTCTGCTTCCAGATTATCAGCGGCTCTTGAGCTCCATGCCTTCTCGCAGGTTGAATACATCAAAGCTTATAGAAAATAGTG AATATTTCCAAAATAAGTTGGTGGACACCATACATTTCATGGAAATTCTTAGTTTGAAAGACAGTGTTGAGAAGGATACTTTCTTTCGTAAGCTTCCTAATTTAGCAGAGCAGCTTCCTCGCCCAATTGTGTTGAAGAAG TTACTTCCTTTGTTAGCCTCTGCCCTTGAATTTGGTTCAGCTGCTGCCCCTGCTTTGACTGCACTGTTGAAAATGGGTTCTTGGCTTTCTGCTGAAGAATTTAGTCTGAAG GTACTGCCTACAATTGTGAAGCTCTTTGCTTCTAATGACCGAGCTGTCCGAGTTGCTCTCCTTCAGCATATTGATCAATTCGGAGAATCTTTATCAGCTCAagttgttgatgagcaa GTCTACCCCCATGTTGCTACTGGATTTGCAGACACGTCTGCGTTTCTCCGAGAATTGACTCTCAAGTCCATGCTTATAGTGGCTCCTAAG CTTTCACAACGTACTTTGTCAGGCTCATTACTGAAGTATCTTTCCAAGTTACAG GTTGATGAAGAGCCTGCAATTAGAACAAATACCACCATATTATTGGGAAACATTGCAAGCTACCTAAATGAAGGG ACACGGAAGAGAGTTTTGATCAATGCATTTACGGTCCGTGCATTGCGTGATACTTTCTCTCCTGCCCGAGGAGCAG GAGTTATGGCTTTATGTGCCACTAGTTCTTATTACGACATGACTGAGATTGCTACCCGGATTCTTCCAAATATTGTTGTACTTATCATTGATCCTGACAG TGATGTAAGGTCAAAGGCATTTCAGGCAGTTGATCAATTTTTACAGATAGTGAAGCAGTATAATGAGAAG GGTAATGCTGAAGATACTTCAGGTGCTGGAAGTTTAGGGATTTCATCAATGCCTGGAAATGCTAGTTTACTTGG ATGGGCCATGAGTTCTTTAACTCTTAAAGGCAAAGCTTCTGATCAAGCTCCAGTTGCTACTGCAAATTCTGTCACACCTGCAACTACCACAGCCTCTACAGCCAGCTCAG GACTAATAGAAACTCCAAGTACAGCACCAGTTCACCGAGTAAGTTCCAGTACAGATTTTGCAGATCAACCAATGCCTCCATCTCCTACTTCAACCGATGGATGGGGAGAAATTGAAAATGGCATTCATGAAGAACATGACAGTGACAAAGATGGATGGGATGATATTGAACCCCTTGATGAGCCAAAGCCTTCTTCAGCTTTGGCAAATATTCAGGCAGCTCAGAAGCGTCCTGTTTCACAACCAGTTTCACAGCCTAAACCACAAG CTTCAACAAGTTTGAGACCAAAAAGCACAGTGAAGGCGGCCAAAGATGAAGACGACGATTTGTGGGGTTCTATAGCAGCAGCTCCTCCAAAATCTGCTTCTAGACCATTGAATGTGAAAACAGCTggagcagttgatgatgatgatcCCTGGGCAGCTATTGCTGCTCCCCCTCCAACAACCAAGGTAAAACCTTTATCAGCAGGAAGAGGCAGAGGAAATAGAGCAGCTGCTCCCAAATTGGGTGCACAGAGGATAAATCGGACATCCTCCACTGGGATGTAA